In Nyctibius grandis isolate bNycGra1 chromosome 28, bNycGra1.pri, whole genome shotgun sequence, a single genomic region encodes these proteins:
- the MANBAL gene encoding protein MANBAL, producing the protein MATELDFSPPEIPEPTFMENVLRYGLFFGAIFQLICVLAIILPVSKSHKMDSDSFEPKNSETVKKPKATAPQISKKPKKETKKKR; encoded by the exons ATGGCTACTGAGCTGGATTTCTCCCCACCTGAAATCCCTGAGCCCACATTCATGGAGAATGTGCTACGCTATGGACTCTTCTTTGGAGCCATTTTCCAGCTTATCTGTGTGCTGGCCATAATCCTGCCAGTGTCAAAGTCCCATAAGATG GACTCGGACAGTTTTGAGCCTAAGAATTCAGAGACAGTGAAGAAGCCAAAGGCAACTGCTCCCCAGATAAGCAAGAAACCCAAGAAGGAAACCAAAAAGAAACGATAA
- the GHRH gene encoding somatoliberin — MLDKATPLLFLHLVACSISSPLYPALRYSPGLVAGKAVTFQLQQSSPLQSHNSLAEEQEEDLLTDPTEKRMQRHADAIFTDNYRKFLGQISARKFLQTIIGKRLGSSESSPGGGVHEFLTRRQSDSILMDSRYHQQMVLRDFLGAMLQNQRPQDINGSRLEGFPSTLAKLM; from the exons ATGCTGGATAAAGCCACCCCGCTCCTGTTCCTGCACTTAGTCGCATGCTCCATCTCCTCCCCTCTCTACCCAGCTCTCAG GTACAGTCCGGGGCTGGTTGCTGGCAAGGCCGTGACCTTCCAGCTACAGCAGAGCAGCCCACTGCAGAGCCATAACTCCTTGGCAGAGGAACAGGAGGAGGATTTGTTAACAGACCCCACTGAGAAAAG GATGCAGCGCCACGCCGATGCCATATTCACCGACAACTACCGGAAATTCCTGGGGCAGATTTCCGCCCGCAAATTCCTACAGACCATCATTGGCAAGCGGCTTGG AAGCAGCGAGAGCAGCCCAGGAGGAGGGGTTCACGAATTTCTGACAAGGCGCCAGTCTGACAGCATCCTGATGGACAGCCGCTACCACCAACAGATGGTACTGAGGGACTTCCTGGGAGCCATGCTGCAGAATCAGAG GCCTCAGGACATCAACGGCAGCCGGTTAGAAGGCTTTCCCAGCACCCTGGCTAAGCTCATGTAa